AAAAAGATGGTGTTTTCATTCAAGGAAGGCGATGGAAAAAATAAACATCTGTTGGGAGGAAAGGGCGCGAATCTTTGTGAGATGACCCAGATCGGGCTGAATGTGCCACCGGGTTTCGTCATTTCCACCGAAGCCTGCCTTGCGTATCTGGATTCTGATACCGATGAACTGCCTGAAGGCGTCATGGATGAAGTGCATGAGCAGATGAAACAGGTCGAACAGGCTACGGGAAAAGGCTTTGGCGATGCCGAGAATCCCCTGCTGGTCTCTGTGCGTTCCGGTTCCGCCATGTCCATGCCTGGCATGATGGATACCATTCTCAATCTGGGTCTGAATGCCCGGACACTCAAAGGCGAGATCAAGCAGACCGGTGATGAGCGTTTTGGCTATGATTCCTATCGTCGTTTTATCCAACTGTTCGGGAAAGTGGCGCTGGGTATTGCGGACGAACTATTTGACGAGGAGTTCAACAAGGTCAAGGAAAGCGCTCATGTTACCGAGGATGTCGGCCTGTCCGCAGACAACCTGCGGGATATCAGCGAACGCTTCCTGGCGGTAGTGGAGAAGGCAACCGGACGCCCCTTTCCGGAAGATCCTTATGAACAGCTGGAAATTGCCGTCAAGGCCGTGTTCCGTTCCTGGATGGGCAAGCGGGCAGTGGATTACCGTCGCGAGTTCAATATCACGCCGGATATGGCCAATGGCACGGCGGTGAATGTCTGCACCATGGTGTTCGGCAACCGTGGTGATGATTCCGCCACGGGCGTCGCCTTTACCCGCAACCCGGCGACGGGGGAGAACAAGCTGTACGGAGAATACCTGGTGAACGCCCAGGGTGAGGACGTGGTGGCGGGCATCCGCACCCCCAAACCCATCGATCGTCTGGCGGATGAAATGCCCCAAATGGCGAAGGAAATCGAGGAACTGCGGCAGAAACTCGAAGCCCATTATCACGAGGTCCAGGATTTTGAGTTCACCATCGAACGCGGTGTGCTCTATTGCCTGCAGACCCGTAATGGCAAAATGAATGCTGCTGCCATGGTGCGTACCTCGGTAGAGATGGAGAAGGAAGGGTTGATCAGCCGTGACCAGGCCTTGCTGCGTATTGCGCCTGATGACCTGGAACAGATGCTCTATCCGCGCATCGATCCCAATGTCCGGGTGACGCCGCTGGCCCAGGGTCTGCCCGCTTCACCGGGTGCGGCCAGCGGGCATGTGGTGTTCGATGCTGATCGGGCGGAAGCCGAAGCCAAGAAAGGCCGAACCGTAATTCTCATGCGGGAAGAAACCAAGCCCGAGGATATTCATGGCTTCTTCGCTTCCAAGGGCATTCTCACCAGCCGTGGTGGCAAGACGTCTCACGCGGCCGTGGTAGCACGCGGTATGGGCAAACCCTGTGTGGCCGGCGCCGAAGGCATCTCCGTGGACGTGCAACTGCGTGAAGCCTTTGTGGGGGATACGGTGATTCGTGAAGGTGATCTGGTTACCATCGATGGCACCAGCGGCAAGGTGTACCTGGGGGCTGTGCCCACAGTGGAAGCGGATTTTTCCGCAGAGCTGAATATCCTGCTGGGCTGGGCGGACGAAGTGGCGCGCCTGAGCGTTATGGCCAATGCCGATACGGCCCTGGATGCGGATCGGGCGCTGAAATACGGCGCCAAGGGTATTGGCCTGTGCCGCACGGAGCGCATGTTCAACACGACGGATCGTCTGCCGGTGGTGATCGAAATGATCATGGCGGAAACCACCGAGCACCGTAAACATTCGCTGAACAAGCTGCTGCCCATGCAGCGTCAGGATTTCCAGGAACTGTTCGAAACCATGGCGCCCTATCCGGTGACCATTCGCCTGCTGGATCCGCCCATCCATGAGTTCCTGCCTTCGGAACAGCAACTCAAGGATGACCTGGCGTATCTGCAGCAACTGCGTGACTCGGTACGAGGGCTGGAGGTGCTGTCGGGCACCATGTCCCTGTTGCAGACGGAGAATGAAGAATTCTTCATGCCACAGATGGTGGAGTCCCGGCAGGTAGAGGAAGCCATCATCAAGAAGGAAACCATGCTCAAGAAGGTCAAGGCCTTGTATGAAACCAACCCCATGCTGGGACACCGGGGTGTACGTCTGGGCATTACCTTCCCTGAAATCTACGAGATGCAGATTCGGGCCATTCTCGAAGCGGCCGTGGAATGTGACAAGAAAGGGCTGGAGATTCATCCCAAGATCAAGGTGCCCCAGGTCTGTACGGCGCAGGAACTGCTCTACGTCAAGGAAATCGTGGACCGGGTCAGCGCCGAACTGGAAGAGGGGTTGGGGCACAAACTGGAGTTCCAGTTTGGCACCATGATCGAGGTGGTGCGCGCCTGCATGCGCGCAGACAGCCTGGCGAAACAGGCGAACTTCTTCTCCTTTGGCACCAACGACCTGACCCAGGCGACCTTCTCTTTCTCCCGGGAGGACGCCGAGAACAAGTTCCTGCCTTTGTACAATGAAAGAGGCATTTTGCAGAACAATCCTTTCGATGTGCTGGATGAAAAAGGCGTGGGAAAACTCATGGAACTGGCGGTGAAATGGGGCCGGGAGCGGCGGCCTGATCTGTTGGTGGGGATTTGCGGTGAGCATGGCGGCCACCCCCGGTCCATTCATTTCTGCCATCGTATCGGCCTGGATTATGTGTCCTGCTCTGCACCACGCATACCCGTCGCCAGGCTGGCCGCGGCCCATGCCGCCCTGATGGAATAATAGGGGATTAGCCCCTGGATGAATCCTTGGGGCCGCCTGAAATGGGCGGGAAGCAGTCTGTCGGGATTTCGGGTTTCAATCCGAAATCCCGCAGGGAGACATCCAGGGCGCATTGATCCTGGAGCATGTGCAGCAGGGGCGGACGCGGGTCGTTCTCATGCACTTTTTCGCAGGCCTCCACGCACTGCATGCACTGGGTGCAGGTAAACATCTTGCGCTTGATGCTGCGGGGTTTGAGACGCATGGGGCAGGCGTGTTCACAGGAGGCGTCACATTCGGCGCATTGGTTGGAGCGGCCCCGGTCGAAACCCACCACCAGGGCTTTCTTGTTGCCCATCCATACCAGGCTTTGGGCCAGTCCGATGACACAGCCGAAGCGGCAGAACAGGTGCCGGGCCAGAGTGAACTCGATGATGAACAGCAGGGTGCCAACACCGATGAACAGCGCCTGGTTGCGTGTCAGTTGAGCGTGAAACAGGTTGTAGTAGATTTCCCTGGGTGGCAACAGGTAGGTCAGCAGTACCACCGCCCAGACGAATGAAAATCCGACGATGACCAGCCCGGTCACCCACCACCATTTTTTCTCCACATGAACATGGGTGCCGTCTGCCTGGTCTTCCGGCAGAGGGTCGCGATCCCAGAGGGACAGCTTCCCTGACGCCTTGCGCATGAAGTGGTTGATGGTCTCCACCACGGAAAAATGCGGGCATAGCCAGCCGCAGTACAGGCGTCCCCATTTCCAGGATACCCAGATGCCCAGGCTGATGATGATTCCCAGGGGAAGAAAGAAGCGCAGTCCCATGTTCAGGGCCATTTCCATGGCGCTGATGTCCCCGCTTTTGAAGGCGTCGATGCCCAAAGTCCAGGGGAAGGTCAGAAAATAGAAGTGGTTTTGCTCCAGGTCGAAGCGGAACAGATTGAAAATCGGGGCGAGAATGAACAACAGAAAAAAGCCAGTGCGCCAGGCCAGCCGTTGTCTCTGTATCTTGTTCACTGCGGTTCTCCCACTGCATCCGGGTTCTGCAAGATTTGCAGGCTTACTATGGCAGTAATCATTCCGCGCGTGGCGATTCAGTCGTGATTTGTTTGTGACATTTCTGTGACACATCCTTCCGGGCTGGCCAGCATGTAGCCCATGCCTGAAAGGGTGGTGATTTCCAGTCCCGGGAGCTTCGGGCGCAGCCGGCGCATGAGTGAGCGCAGGGACGAGGCTCCCACGATGGTGTCCGGCCAGACATGTGCCTCTATGTCGGCGGTGGTGACCGGCTTGTTGAGATTGATAGCCAGAATTTCCAGTAACAGCAATTCCTTTCTGCTCAAAAGGACGGGTGTGTCATCCCGGCTCAGGCTGGCAGGAGAGCGGGAGAAGACATAGCCCCTGCCCAGGGAAATGGCTGAGGGCCTGGCGAGCACAATCCTGCGGTACTCCCTCAGTTCCTGTTCCGCATCCTGGCGCTGGCGGTTGTTCCGATAGGCCTGGATGAGATTGCCGCAGGTGACCAGGAAAGGATGCAGGGCCTCTGCAATTTCCTTGTCATAGCCGTTTTCCCGGTTGGCGATGCCCACCATGCCCAGCATTTTTCCACCTCCGTAGAAGGGCAGCCCCATAAAGGTTCTGAGGGGCGGATGTCCCTTTGGAAGTCCACCCCGGCGGGGATCGGTGGCGGGCTGGTTGGCGATCACCCGCTGGCCGGTCTTGAGCACACTGCCGTAGAGGGAGTCCAGTTTCGAGAAGATCATGCCCTTCTGCCGGTTTTCCTCGTAGAGCCTGCGGGTGTCGCTGTCCCAGGCGATGTTGGTGGTGGCATAGCATTTGACATAGGGATGGTTGTTGGCGTCATGGAACACCTCGCCGATGAATCCGTACTCGCTGCTGGTGATCTCCAGCAGGGCTTCCAGCAATCCGTTGAACAGCACGTAGGGATTGGTTTCGCAGATGTAATGGGAAAGCACCGTGGTGATGAGTTCCAGCAGCTGCTTTTCCGGGATGACTGATGTGGACTTGTTCGTTTCCGTATCAGTAGGGACGGCTTTCATGTCCGGTCTTCCATGATGGTGCAAACGATATGGCGTTCCCGGCGCGGGCCGTCGAATTCGCAGAAAAAAATGTTCTGCCAGGTGGACAGCCCCAGTTTGCCATGGAACAGGGGAATGGTTTCCGAGGGGCCGACCAGGCCGGATTTGAGATGGGAATCCCCGTTGCCGTCCTGGGCGTCGTGCAGCCAGACGCCGCGGGGGATCATCTTGCGCAGCAGGTTTACTACGTCGGTCTGCACGCTGTCATCCCAGTTCTCCTGGATCATGATGGCGCCGGTGGCGCCCTGGGCATAGACATTCACCAGGCCGTTGTGGATGCCGCTGGCCTGTACCACCGCTTCCACCTGGGGGGTGATGTCCACCAGGGTCTCTCTCCTGCTGGTGCTGATAGTGATGATGTCACGCATGATATCCAAGTTTCCCTGTGTTTTTCTTCGGTTGATTCCGGTTATTCTCCTGCCACGCTATTGGAGCAGCGATGAAATTCATCACAAAAATCAAGGGGCAGGAGTTTCAGCTTATCCGGAACAGTCATTTTCGCCACGACCTGGATCAAGCCATGGTGTCAGGTGCGATACTGTTCCGGACTATGGCGCCTGGATCGGGTTTTGTCAGGAACAGGGACGCTGCGGAAGTCTCCCCTGTAGCGGTACAGCCTGCCCAGCCAGGGATGCTGAAGTTGAAAATCCATATGAAAATACTGGTGATTCAGGGCTTGTTCCACGATGGAGGTATGTCCCAACAGCCATTCCGGAAGGGGCAGCTTCAGGCCTCCCAGTCTGAGGATCAGGCATACCCCTTCATAATGCAGTCCGTCCGCGACCCGTAATTTCATCTTCAGCCCCATGAAAGGATTCACATATTCGATGATGGTATGGTCTCCGGCCGCTTCCCAGTGGCTGCTGAACTCCAGGATCCGGCCATTGGGGAGGTGAATGCAGCGCCGCCAGCCCTGGCTTGTTCCTTCCATGGTCTTGACCACTTGCGTGACCAGGCCCTTGCCCCGGCGGTTGAGCAAGGCTCCCAGCCGGAACAACAGGTTCAGATACGCCTGCATGAAAGGAGGATATTCGATATCCAGATATCCCAGATCCATATTGTCCTGGGCCTGGTGGTGTCGTTTCAGGGCAGGTGGCAGCCGTTGCCAGTCCTCGCCCAGAACTTGTTGCATGAGACCTGGATGCGTCATGCCAGGAGTCTGTCGGGTTTGACCGTTTGAAGCGAAAATCATTGGGGGCGAATTAAATCAGTTTATTGAGCGAGGCGAATAGCAGGGCTATTTAACGAGTTCGATAAGCTGAGTTAATCGCCATCCAGGGATTTGCAGCCAAACAGCGTTAAATCCGACAGATTCCTAGGCCTGCATCAGGTTTGAAAACCATCAGGAATATGATGGCTGTCATACACACAAAGGCGGGCACACCCAGCCAGAACCAGTATCTGGCGTAAGACTGGTAGCGCTCCGGCAACCGTTGATCTGTAGCCAGGGCTGTCCGGGAAAGATCCCGCATGCGGATCTGAAGCCAGACCACGGGCAGCCAGCAGGCAGCGGCCAGGCCGTACAGGAACAGGCTGGCGGCTATCCAGGGGCTGTCCAGGGGCAGCCCCTGGATATGCACCATACCCAATCCGGTGAGAGGCTGAAGGATGATGGCAGGAGTGGTGAAGAACCAGTCAGCCTGCACCACCAGGGTGTTGATGCGCACGATACCGGCCAGGTCATCGCTGCGGTCGCCCATCCATTTGTACCAGGCGCTGCCCAGGCCCGTACCGACCAGTATCACGAGACTCAACAAGTGCAGGTATTTGAGGAACAGGTAGCTCACAGGGCATCCTCCGCCGGGCGCAGGGGATGCCCCAGAAAGCTCTCCAGCTTGCGGATGTCCGCAGTATTGCCCTGTTGCATCATGCGTAGGTTATCGGGGTGCATGAGCGGCAGCAGGAAACGTCCCAGGTGGGCCATGCCGAGCATCAGGGAATAGGGCAGCGACAGAATTCGTGGCGCATTTCTGCCCTGGTGCTGGCGCAGAATGGTCAACCATTGTGCAAAGCTCATGGCATGTGGTCCGGCCAGATCCAGAGTCCGGCAGCTTTGGGTCTCCACTGAAAGGGCCTGACTCACCGTCTCCAGAAGATCATCGATATGAACAGGTTGAATGCGCTGGCGACCGCCATCAGCCAGCATCAGCACGGGCAGTGCCGCCAGACGCTGGAAAAGGGCCAGACTGGCACTGCCTTGGCCGATGACCAGTGATGGGCGTAATATGAAGCCTGGCAGATTCAAATCCCTTAGGACATCATCTGCAGCCTTTTTACTGAGTTGATATGGCGTGAAGGCATGCTCATCGGCTCCCAGGGCGGAAATTTGTATCACTTTGGGCACCCCCAGTTGCGCCGCCGCCTGGAACAAGGCGGCAGGCGCCCGGTGATGCACGATCTCAAAACGGCTGTCTCCCTTCTCGACGATGATTCCGACGCTGTTGATCACGGTATCTTTATGCCTGGCCAGCGGCAGCCAGTCGGCGGACCGGGTCATATGCCCAAAGTCCACGCCATGGTGCCGGTCGGCGCAGTCGACTCGATGCCCCTGATCCTCCAGCATGCGGCGGATTTGTCCACCGATGAAGCCGCTACAGCCGGTTAGTAGTATGTTCACGAGTATCTCCTGTATGCCATTTGTTGGATGTTGATTGCAGTTTAGGCAAAGAGATGCCTGCTGGCCTTCGGAATGATCTTTCCGGAGTAAATACGGGTGCAGATTGATCAATCCGAAGAGGGTTGAGAAGCTCTGATCAAGTCGTGAACCTGCAGTCAGCGCCCGGAATGTCGATTCTTTGTCTGCTTCGTCCAGACTTAGTCAGAAGTTCTCTGGCGATGCAGTTCCCGGTATTTTCCAGGTGTCATGCCAGTGATCTCGCGGAAGGCATCATAGAATCCGGACTGGGAAGAAAAGCCCGCCTCCATGCCTACTGACAGGACTGACAGGGAAGGTTTGTCCAGGAGCAGTTTGCGCGCTTCGGCAACCCGTTGTTCCCGCAGATAGCGGGAAAAACCCAGGCCCAGGTGGACGTTGACCAGCTCCGAGAGTTGGTGCCGACTCAGATTCAGCCGGGCGGCCAGGCTGGCAAGATCGAGATCGGACTGGCGAAACAGTTTTTCCCGGGACATCAGCGTATCCAGTTCTTTCAACAGGGTTTCGCAGTCCACTTTTTCCAAAGTCGTGTGGGTGTAGGTTTCCCTGGCGGCATCGCCGACCTGGGCTGAAAGCTCCGGGGCAAACAACAGAGCGAGGGACAGCAACAGAAATGCCAGGCCTATGGCGATGGTGTAGAGCATGAAAAACAACCGGGCATTGCTTTGGGGCAACACCAGCCCCAGCAGGGTGACCACCAGGGCGATGGCAAATATGCTGCCCAGCAGGGTCAGCTCACGGCGGAACCAGGGGCGTTGCCGACGCAGGGCATAGAGCTTGCCCGCCAACCATGCCAGATATGCTGCGCCTACCAAAAAGGACAGAGGCAGGGCCAGATGCAGGGGAACGAATACCGCTGCCGTCACAGGCAGAAAATGCAATGCCGGGAAGACTGTCAGCCGCTCTCTCTTTCCCAGAAGAATGGGGCGGCTGTACAAATAGAAGCAGGGGGCCACGCTGAACAACAATGCCCTGTACAGGGAACTGTCCAACAGGGCCTCGTGGTGTTGCAGGTACAGGAAATGAAATCCCTGCAGCCCGGCCAGGGACAGAATCAGGGCCATGCCTGCCAGGCGTGCGCTGCCGACACTCCCACGCCAAAGGGGAACCCCCATGGGAAAGATGGCAAACACCGAAAATCCGGCAAAAAGGATGGCCAGGTCTTGCATTTTCTTAGGTTCCTCAACCTGAGTTCGGGAATTCAGGTTGAATAGTAACAGGACAGTCCGATTCTACTGGTCGGTACTGAAGTGGTCATAGGGGTTCCTGTGTACTTCGGTTTTTTCCTATCCTGAAGTTTTCATCTATACTTTCCTCGGTTTTCAAGGGGGTTCTATGGAATTTTCCATGGGCTGATGGCTCATGACCAAACTGACATGGTGGAAGGCAATACTAATATGGAGTTTCCTGGTTACAAGATGATACGCCAGTTGGGAGAAGGAGGGCAGGCCAGGGTGTATCTTGCAAAACAATTGTCTTTCAATCGCAATGTAGCGATAAAGATACTGGATCGTGCTTCTTCGGCAGAAGAAGTCTATGTAGAAAGCTTCCTTCAGGAAGCCCGCATGGTGGCCGGGCTTAGTCATCCACACATCATTCCTGTCTATGATTTTGGGAATATCGATGGGCATCTCTATCTGGTGATGGAATATTGTGTCGGTGGTGACCTGAAAGCCCTGATGAAATCCGGCATGGTTGCCGATGAAGTATTCAAGATCATGGCGGAAATTGCTTCGGCCCTGGCCTTTTCCCATGACCGGGGAGTTTTTCACCTGGATATCAAACCCGAGAACATTATGTTCCGTCAGGATAACTCCGCTGTGTTGATGGATTTTGGTATCGCCCAGAACAGGGGTGGAAAAAGTATGCGGCAGGAGCTGGGAAAGATTCTTGGAACACCTTCCTATATGAGTCCTGAGCAGTTGCTTTCAGAAGAAACCGATGGGCGTGCGGATGTCTATGCCCTGGGCATTGTGTTCTATGAAATGCTCACGGGACAACTTCCCTACCAGGCCGATGATATCGTTCAATTGGCTAAAAAACACGCATTCAGTCCCATACCCAAACTGCCTGCGCAGTTTGGCAAGTATCAGCTGATCTTTGAAAAACTGGTGGCCAAGGATCCGGCTGACAGGTACCAGACAGCTCTTGAAGTCGCAAAGATTTTTCAGAACATTACCAATGGTGTAGATGATCCGGAAGTGCTGAGCGGCGCCACTGCGGTGCCTTATGTTGCCTCG
This sequence is a window from Thiolapillus brandeum. Protein-coding genes within it:
- the ppdK gene encoding pyruvate, phosphate dikinase — protein: MSKKMVFSFKEGDGKNKHLLGGKGANLCEMTQIGLNVPPGFVISTEACLAYLDSDTDELPEGVMDEVHEQMKQVEQATGKGFGDAENPLLVSVRSGSAMSMPGMMDTILNLGLNARTLKGEIKQTGDERFGYDSYRRFIQLFGKVALGIADELFDEEFNKVKESAHVTEDVGLSADNLRDISERFLAVVEKATGRPFPEDPYEQLEIAVKAVFRSWMGKRAVDYRREFNITPDMANGTAVNVCTMVFGNRGDDSATGVAFTRNPATGENKLYGEYLVNAQGEDVVAGIRTPKPIDRLADEMPQMAKEIEELRQKLEAHYHEVQDFEFTIERGVLYCLQTRNGKMNAAAMVRTSVEMEKEGLISRDQALLRIAPDDLEQMLYPRIDPNVRVTPLAQGLPASPGAASGHVVFDADRAEAEAKKGRTVILMREETKPEDIHGFFASKGILTSRGGKTSHAAVVARGMGKPCVAGAEGISVDVQLREAFVGDTVIREGDLVTIDGTSGKVYLGAVPTVEADFSAELNILLGWADEVARLSVMANADTALDADRALKYGAKGIGLCRTERMFNTTDRLPVVIEMIMAETTEHRKHSLNKLLPMQRQDFQELFETMAPYPVTIRLLDPPIHEFLPSEQQLKDDLAYLQQLRDSVRGLEVLSGTMSLLQTENEEFFMPQMVESRQVEEAIIKKETMLKKVKALYETNPMLGHRGVRLGITFPEIYEMQIRAILEAAVECDKKGLEIHPKIKVPQVCTAQELLYVKEIVDRVSAELEEGLGHKLEFQFGTMIEVVRACMRADSLAKQANFFSFGTNDLTQATFSFSREDAENKFLPLYNERGILQNNPFDVLDEKGVGKLMELAVKWGRERRPDLLVGICGEHGGHPRSIHFCHRIGLDYVSCSAPRIPVARLAAAHAALME
- a CDS encoding 4Fe-4S binding protein; the protein is MNKIQRQRLAWRTGFFLLFILAPIFNLFRFDLEQNHFYFLTFPWTLGIDAFKSGDISAMEMALNMGLRFFLPLGIIISLGIWVSWKWGRLYCGWLCPHFSVVETINHFMRKASGKLSLWDRDPLPEDQADGTHVHVEKKWWWVTGLVIVGFSFVWAVVLLTYLLPPREIYYNLFHAQLTRNQALFIGVGTLLFIIEFTLARHLFCRFGCVIGLAQSLVWMGNKKALVVGFDRGRSNQCAECDASCEHACPMRLKPRSIKRKMFTCTQCMQCVEACEKVHENDPRPPLLHMLQDQCALDVSLRDFGLKPEIPTDCFPPISGGPKDSSRG
- a CDS encoding GAF domain-containing protein, translated to MKAVPTDTETNKSTSVIPEKQLLELITTVLSHYICETNPYVLFNGLLEALLEITSSEYGFIGEVFHDANNHPYVKCYATTNIAWDSDTRRLYEENRQKGMIFSKLDSLYGSVLKTGQRVIANQPATDPRRGGLPKGHPPLRTFMGLPFYGGGKMLGMVGIANRENGYDKEIAEALHPFLVTCGNLIQAYRNNRQRQDAEQELREYRRIVLARPSAISLGRGYVFSRSPASLSRDDTPVLLSRKELLLLEILAINLNKPVTTADIEAHVWPDTIVGASSLRSLMRRLRPKLPGLEITTLSGMGYMLASPEGCVTEMSQTNHD
- a CDS encoding secondary thiamine-phosphate synthase enzyme YjbQ, encoding MRDIITISTSRRETLVDITPQVEAVVQASGIHNGLVNVYAQGATGAIMIQENWDDSVQTDVVNLLRKMIPRGVWLHDAQDGNGDSHLKSGLVGPSETIPLFHGKLGLSTWQNIFFCEFDGPRRERHIVCTIMEDRT
- a CDS encoding DUF4166 domain-containing protein encodes the protein MQQVLGEDWQRLPPALKRHHQAQDNMDLGYLDIEYPPFMQAYLNLLFRLGALLNRRGKGLVTQVVKTMEGTSQGWRRCIHLPNGRILEFSSHWEAAGDHTIIEYVNPFMGLKMKLRVADGLHYEGVCLILRLGGLKLPLPEWLLGHTSIVEQALNHQYFHMDFQLQHPWLGRLYRYRGDFRSVPVPDKTRSRRHSPEQYRT
- a CDS encoding DUF2269 family protein — protein: MSYLFLKYLHLLSLVILVGTGLGSAWYKWMGDRSDDLAGIVRINTLVVQADWFFTTPAIILQPLTGLGMVHIQGLPLDSPWIAASLFLYGLAAACWLPVVWLQIRMRDLSRTALATDQRLPERYQSYARYWFWLGVPAFVCMTAIIFLMVFKPDAGLGICRI
- a CDS encoding NAD-dependent epimerase/dehydratase family protein, with the translated sequence MNILLTGCSGFIGGQIRRMLEDQGHRVDCADRHHGVDFGHMTRSADWLPLARHKDTVINSVGIIVEKGDSRFEIVHHRAPAALFQAAAQLGVPKVIQISALGADEHAFTPYQLSKKAADDVLRDLNLPGFILRPSLVIGQGSASLALFQRLAALPVLMLADGGRQRIQPVHIDDLLETVSQALSVETQSCRTLDLAGPHAMSFAQWLTILRQHQGRNAPRILSLPYSLMLGMAHLGRFLLPLMHPDNLRMMQQGNTADIRKLESFLGHPLRPAEDAL
- a CDS encoding AraC family transcriptional regulator encodes the protein MQDLAILFAGFSVFAIFPMGVPLWRGSVGSARLAGMALILSLAGLQGFHFLYLQHHEALLDSSLYRALLFSVAPCFYLYSRPILLGKRERLTVFPALHFLPVTAAVFVPLHLALPLSFLVGAAYLAWLAGKLYALRRQRPWFRRELTLLGSIFAIALVVTLLGLVLPQSNARLFFMLYTIAIGLAFLLLSLALLFAPELSAQVGDAARETYTHTTLEKVDCETLLKELDTLMSREKLFRQSDLDLASLAARLNLSRHQLSELVNVHLGLGFSRYLREQRVAEARKLLLDKPSLSVLSVGMEAGFSSQSGFYDAFREITGMTPGKYRELHRQRTSD